One segment of Panicum virgatum strain AP13 chromosome 3K, P.virgatum_v5, whole genome shotgun sequence DNA contains the following:
- the LOC120700897 gene encoding UDP-glucosyltransferase UGT13248-like gives MVSSDHSLHILLLPFPVQGHINPLLRFGKCLAAHGGIRCTLGATRFVASSTKPGPGSSSSIHVAVFSNGYDGGGLDELDGPGVPYFEQLASAGSETLDALASEAAEHGRPVHVVVYDAFLPWAQSMAWWRGAACAAFLTQTCAMNALYAHAWVLIFCNVMNKIRKCTDTASSS, from the coding sequence ATGGTGAGCTCCGACCACAGCCTCCACATCCTCCTGCTGCCGTTCCCTGTCCAGGGCCACATCAACCCGCTGTTACGGTTCGGCAAGTGCCTCGCCGCCCACGGTGGCATCCGGTGCACCCTCGGGGCGACCCGCTTCGTGGCCAGCTCCACCAAGCCGGGCCCCGGCAGCAGCTCCTCCATCCACGTCGCGGTCTTCTCAAACGGCTACGATGGCGGCGGCCTTGATGAGCTCGACGGCCCCGGCGTGCCCTACTTTGAGCAGCTCGCGTCCGCCGGGTCCGAGACGCTGGACGCCCTCGcgtcggaggcggcggagcacggCCGCCCCGTGCACGTGGTGGTGTACGACGCGTTCCTGCCGTGGGCGCAGAGCATGGCGTGGTGGCGCGGCGCCGCGTGCGCGGCGTTCCTCACGCAGACGTGTGCCATGAACGCGCTCTATGCCCACGCGTGGGTGTTGATATTTTGCAACGTcatgaataaaatccgcaagtgcacggataccgct